A genomic segment from Bradyrhizobium diazoefficiens USDA 110 encodes:
- a CDS encoding DUF3592 domain-containing protein, which produces MCLIGMNKLQAVLFTSVFLVGLLLLGLGLFELGSTVAFLVRAEQTEARFMGAVARTGGNHGGTFLYPSFQFTTIDGRSVTFTSSSGSTAQPYSDREQVKIAYDPRRPEDARLLSFLTLWIAPVLLCGAGLLLAGGAVLVRAGLARQRRGRA; this is translated from the coding sequence GTGTGCCTCATCGGCATGAACAAGTTACAAGCCGTCCTGTTCACGTCAGTCTTTCTGGTCGGCCTGCTGTTACTCGGGCTCGGCCTGTTCGAGCTCGGCAGCACCGTCGCGTTCCTTGTGCGGGCCGAGCAGACCGAAGCGCGGTTCATGGGTGCCGTCGCGCGGACCGGCGGGAATCATGGCGGAACGTTTCTCTATCCGTCGTTTCAATTCACGACGATCGACGGGCGCTCGGTGACGTTCACGTCCTCGTCGGGCTCGACCGCTCAGCCTTATTCAGACCGCGAGCAGGTCAAGATAGCCTACGATCCACGGCGGCCCGAGGATGCGCGGCTGCTGTCGTTCCTGACGCTGTGGATCGCTCCGGTCCTGCTTTGCGGCGCGGGCCTGCTGCTGGCGGGCGGCGCGGTTCTTGTTCGCGCCGGACTAGCGCGGCAACGCCGAGGCCGCGCCTGA